A window of Trueperaceae bacterium genomic DNA:
GGGAGTACATCGAGGACCCACTGTCGCTGGAGCTCCTCGAGCACGGCGACTCCGAGCCGCTGCTCGTCACCATCGAGAACGACAGGGCCGTGTTCGCGCGGCCGGTGCCGCTGGTTTGACCGCCCTCGAGCACGCGGGGTGAGGTGAGCCGGGTGGCGCGCGGCGCCGGTTTCGTGTGCGAGGAGTGCGGGGCGCGCAGCCCCATGCAGATGGGCCGCTGCCCGACCTGCGGCACGTGGGGCAGCATGGTGCCGGTCGAGGCGCCGCCGGAGCGCCCTGGCGGTCCGAAGCAGCGCGGCGGCGCCCACCGGCAGCTCGCCACCGTCAGGCTGGAGGAGGTCACCGACGCCGCCCTGGCGCGCTTCGGGAGCGGCGACCCGGAGGTCGACCGCGTGCTGGGGGGCGGCTGGGTGGTCGGCTCGGCGGTGCTCCTCGCGGGCGAACCCGGCATCGGCAAGTCGACGCTGCTCCTGCAGCTGGCGCAGCACGCCGCCTCGGCCGCGCGCAGCGTGCTGTACGTGGCGGGCGAGGAGTCGCCGGCCCAGGTGCGCCTTCGCGCCGATCGCCTCGGCCTCGGCGCCGGCCTCTCGCTCACCCGCGAGTCGGACGCCCACGTGATCGCCGACCACCTGCGCGCGGCGGCGCCCGACCTGGCCATCGTCGACTCCATCCAGACGCTCGTGACGGAGGAGGGCGGGGTGCCCGGCACCCTCACGAGCCTGCGTGACGCCACCGCGCTGCTCGTCGAGGCGGCCAAGAGCGCCGGCGTGACCCTCGTGCTCATCGGGCACGTGACGAAGCAGGGCTCCATCGCCGGGCCAAAGGTGATCGAGCACGTGGTGGACGCCACCTTCGCGCTCGAGTCCGCGGCCGGGCTGCGCGTCATGCGCGCCATCAAGAACCGCTTCGGCCCGGCGGGTGAGGTGGGCGTCTTCGAGATGACCGCCGGCGGCATGCGGGCCGTCGCCAACCCCAGCGAGGCGTTCCTGGCCGAGCGGCCGCTCGGGGCGCCCGGCTCCGTCGTCGTGGCCGCCCTCGAGGGGCAACGACCGCTGCTGCTCGAGGTGCAGGCGTTGGCGTCGAAGAGCCCGTACTCGGCGCCGCGCCGCGTGGTGCAGGGGCTCGACGCCCGCCGCGTCGACGTGGTGCTCGCCGTGCTGGAGCGGCGCCTCGAGCTGCCCCTCGAGGCGCTCGACGTCTTCGTCAACGTGGCGGGGGGCCTGCGCGTGACCGATCCCGGCGCCGACCTGGCCGTGGCCGTGGCGGTCTACTCGGCCGTCACGAACCGGGCGGCGCCCGAGAGCACGGCGTTCGTGGGCGAGGTCGGCCTGGCGGGCGAGTTGCGCTCCGTGAGCCAGATGGCGCGCCGGCTCGACGAGGCAAGGCGCGCCGGGCACCCGCGGCTCATCGGTCCGCGGTCACGCGAGCTGGCCGCCGGAGTCGGCACCCTCCGCGACGCCCTGCTGCTACTCTGGGACGCGCCATGACCGCCCTCGACCACGACGCCAAGTCGACCGCCGCGAACCACCGGGGCGGCGACCGCGGCGTCGAGGTCGGTGCTGCGCTCGCGCGCGGGGCGCTCACGCTCGGTGGCGGACTCGTCGGCTTCCTGCTCGGCAGCCTGCTCGTCGGGCGCGGCGTGCTGTCCGGCCCTAACAACCTGCTCTTCCTCACCATCGTCGGGGTGCTCTCCGGTTACCTCTTCAGCGCGCCGGCAGCGCGCCGGTTCGGGGCGGCCTGGTCGCGCCTCATGGCGCGCCTCACCCGGGTGAGACCCGACGTCGTGTTGGCGGCGCTGGCCGGCGCCACCCTGGGGCTCCTCGTGACCGTGCTCGTCAACAACATCCTCGCCAACGTGCCCGGCTTCACCTGGTACTGGTCGCTTTTGGTGGCCGTGCTGCTGGTGGCGGGCCTGGGCGGCTTCTTCGTCGCCAACCGGCGGCTCCTGCCGCTACCGTCGGCGGACGGCCGCCGTCCCTACGGCGCCGCGCGTGGCACGCACGACAAGGTGGTCGATAGCTCGGCCGTCATCGACGGGCGGCTGCTCGCCGTCCTCGAGTCGAACTTCCTCGAGGGGCGGCTGGTGCTCCCTCACTTCGTCTTGACCGAGATCCAACGCATCGCGGACTCCGACGACCAGTTGAAGCGGCAGCGCGGCCGGCGCGGGCTCGAGACGCTCGACCTGCTCGCCGCGCAGCAGGGCGTGGTCACCGAGGTGGCGCACGACGACGTGGGCAAGGGGCCCGTCGACGACAAGCTGGTCCGCCTCTGCCTGGAGCGTGACGCCGACCTCATCACCACCGACTACAACCTCAGCCGCGTCGCCGCCTTGCAGGGGGTGCGGGTGTTGAACCTGCACCAACTCGCGAGCGCCGTCAGGGTCGCCTACCTACCGGGCGAGCGCCTGGCCCTGAGCATCGTCCGGCAGGGCCGCGAGCACGGGCAGGGCCTCGCCTACCTGGAGGACGGCACCATGGTGGTCGTCGAGGAGGCGGGCGAACTCGTTGGTAACACGATCGACGTGATCGTCACGTCCAGCTTGCAGACCAACATGGGGCGCATGCTCTTCGCCAAGCCCGCCGATCACCCAGACCGCCTTGACACGGCACCCTAGCCCCGACGTACTCTCAGGGCGCCCGGCTCAGGCGCGCGTGGGGCCTTAGCTCAGCTGGGAGAGCGTTCGCTTTGCAAGCGAGATGTCGCCGGTTCGAGTCCGGCAGGCTCCACCAACGGCGCGGCCTCGTGCCCCCGGCCCCTCGGCCGGGGGCACGGTCGTGAGGAGGGGGTCGCCGCCGCGGCCCCTTACACCGCCGCGGCGGCGCGGACCGTGGCGTATCACCCTGTTCACCGCCCCGCCAGGCTCTAGCATCTGACAACCGAACGCGCGTCTGTCACGCCCTTGGGAGGGGGAACGCGGCGGCGGGGGCCGGGACGTTGGTCCCGAAAGGGCCGGAAACCGGTTTGTGATAGATTGTGCCAGGTTCTCATGCGGTACTAACCGCGCTGAACGCGTTTGTGCGGGCCGGAGCGGGCCCGCGCCTCATAAGGAGGTCGATCCGAGCATCATGAGCGTCGAATCTAGTCGGCCAACACCCTCACGTGGATCGTGGCCGTGTCCCACAGTCTCGGCCATGCACCGCCCCGGGAAGCGCGCTGAGGTACCTGTCTGATGCCGCAGTTCTTCCCTCCGAACTCGAACGCGTTCGTAACGTGGGCCGTGTGGGGTGGAGGCGTCTTCGCCGTGCTCATGCTCATCGCCCTGCCGTTCTACGCGCGCGTGACCAACAACAACGTCGGCGTCCCCGTGGCGCAACCGATCGACTACCCGCATAACCTCCACGTGGTGCAGGTCGGGCTCGACTGCCGCTTCTGCCACACGACCGTGGAGACCTCGAACACGGCCTCGGTGCCCCCCACCGAGACCTGCATGGGTTGCCACTCGCAGCTGCGCGTCAACACGCCGCAGCTCCAGAACGTGGTGGACTCGTGGAACAGCGGGACGCCGATCCAGTGGAACCGGGTGCACGAGCTGCCCGATTTCGTCTACTTCAACCACAGCGTCCACGTGAACAACGGAGTGGGCTGCAGCAGCTGTCACGGGCGCGTGGACGAGATGGCACAGATCTGGAAGAACGAGCCCATGACGATGGGTTGGTGCCTGGAGTGCCACCGCAACCCGGAGAAGGCGCTGCGGCCCGTTAGCGAGGTCTTCAACATGGCGTACGAGCCCTTGCCCGAACCGACGGCGCAGCTGGCGCTGGGGGCAACCCTCGTGGAGCAGTACCACATCGACACCGACAAGCTCATCCAGTGCTCGACGTGCCACCGATGAGCGACGCGCAGATGGACTTCTCCCGCATCCGCGCCAAGCTGGCGACGCAGGAGGGACCCGCCTACTGGCGCAGCCTGGATCAGCTCGCCGACACCGAGGAGTTCCAGCTCTTCCTCCAGCGCGAGTTCCCCAGACACGCGGCGCCCGCCCAGGAGGGCCTCGACCGACGCGACTTCCTCAAGCTCCTCGGGGCGAGCATGGCCCTGGCGGGCCTCAGCGCCTGCGCCAGGCCCCCGCTCGCGCACGAGAAGATCGTGCCCTACGTCAAGCAGCCTGACCAGATCACGCCCGGCAAGCCGCTGTTCTTCGCCACCGCCGTCACCTACGGCGGGTACGCCGAGGGCGTGCTGGCCGAGAGCCATCAGGGGCGCCCCACCAAGCTCGAGGGCAACCCCGACCATCCGGCGAGCCTCGGCGCCACCGCCGCGGTGACGCAGGCGCAGGTCCTCTCCCTCTACGACCCGGACCGCTCGCAGGAGTTCAACGAGCGCGGCGCCGCCAAGACGTGGGAGGAAGCCGCCGCGGCGCTCACGGCCGCGCTCGAGGGCACGCAGGACGGCTCGGGCTTCGCTCTTCTCACGGAGAACGTCACCTCGCCAACACTGGCCGCCCAGATCGACCAGCTCCTCGCCAAGTACCCGTCGGCCCGCTGGTACCAGTACGACGCGCTCCATCAAGACAACGTCGTCGCCGGCGCGCGCCTGGCGTTCGGCACCGACGCCACGCCCGTCGTCGACTTCGCCAAGGCCGACGTGGTGGTCGGGCTCGACGCCGACTTCATGAACTCGGGTCCCGCCCGCCTGGCGTACGCGCGCGCCTTCGCGAACGCGCGCCGCGTCCACCGCGCCGCCGACGGCATGAACCGCCTCTACCAGTTCGAGACGACCCCCACGACCTCGGCGTCGCTCGCCGACCACCGCGTTCCCCTCAAGCCAAGCGACGTTGCCCAGTTGGCTGCCGCGCTGGCGACCGAGCTTGGCGTCTCCGCGCCCGCCGCCACGCGACCGGCGGCCGTGAGCGCCGAGCTGTTCGACGCGCTCGTCGCCGACCTGAAGCGCTACGCCGGCAAGTGCGTCGTGGTGGTCGGCGAGACCCAGCCGCCCGTGGTGCACGCCCTGGCTCACGCCATGAACGAGGCGCTCGGCAACGTCGGCAAGACGGTCACCTACCTGCGGTCGGCCGCGGCCAGGCCGGCCGTGCACCTCGACGAGCTGGCAGAGCTGGTCGCCGCCATGAACGCCGGCGACGTCAAGGCGCTCGTCATCTTCGACGCCAACCCCGTCTACACGGCACCGGCCAGTCTCGACTTCGCCGGCGCCCTCGCCAAGGTGCCGTTCACGGCGCGCCTCGGCCTCTACCCGGACGAGACGTCCGCGGCCGTGCAGTGGGTCATCCCGCAGGCGCACTTCCTCGAGACGTGGAGCGACGCCCGCGCGTTCGACGGCACCGTGACCATCCAGCAGCCGCTCATCCTGCCGTTCTACAGCGGCAAGAGCGCTCACGAGGTCGTGGCGGCCCTCCTCGGCGACGCCAAGGCGACCGGCTACGACGCCGTCCGCAACCACTGGAAGGCCAACGTCACCGGGTCGTTCGACGACTTCTGGCGCGAGTCGGTCTACCGGGGAACGGTGGCGGGCAGCCGCTCGCCAGAGGTGACCGTCACGGCGCTCCCGGTCACGGCGGCGCTGCCCGCCGCCGCGCCGCTCGAGCTGCAGCTCGTTCTCGACGCGTCCCTGCTCGACGGGCGCTTCGCCAACAACGGCTGGCTGCAGGAACTGCCGAAGTCCTTCAGCAACCTCACCTGGGACAACGCGGCGCTCGTGGCGCCCGCCACGGCCGAGGAGCTGAAGCTGAAGAGCGGCGACATGGTGAAGCTGACCGCAGGCGGGCGCGAGCTCGAGGCGCCCGTGTGGATCCAGCCCGGCCAGGCGCGGGGGGCCATCACGCTGGCGCTCGGCTACGGCCGCACCAAGGCCGGCAAGGTCGGTAGCGGCGTGGGCGTGGACGCCTACCGCCTCCTCGACCACCAGGCGGTGGGGGCCGCGGCCACGACGTTGGCCAAGACGGGCCGCCAGCATCAGCTCGTCAGCACGCAGATGCACCACAGCCTGGAGGGCACCGGCGAGCGCCGCCACATCGTCCGCGCCGGCACGCTCGAGGAGTTCAGGGCCGAGCCCGACCACCCGCACTTCGTGCACCCGGTGGCGCACCACGAGGCCGACCTCTACCCCGACCACGAGTACAACGGCTACAAGTGGGGCATGGTCATCGACCAGACGGTCTGCACCGGTTGCAACGCGTGCGTCGTGGCGTGCCAGTCGGAGAACAACATCCCCATCGTCGGCAAGTCGCAGGTGGCGGTGGGGCGCGAGATGCACTGGATCCGCGTCGACAACTACTACGGCGGCAGCATCGACGAGCCGGAGTTCTACCACCAGCCCATGCCGTGCCAGCAGTGCGAGAAGGCACCGTGCGAGCCCGTCTGCCCCGTCGGCGCCACCGTCCACGACTCCGAGGGCCTCAACGTGATGGTCTACAACCGTTGCGTCGGCACGCGCTACTGCTCGAACAACTGCCCCTACAAGGTGCGGCGCTTCAACTGGCTGCAGTACTCGGAGCTCGCCACCGACGCGAGCGAGCTGTCGCTGGCCAACAACCCCGACGTCAGCGTGCGCTCGCGCGGCGTCATGGAGAAGTGCACCTACTGCACGCAGCGGATCGCCACGGCCCGCATCGACGCCGCCAACGAGGACCGCAGGATCCGCGACGGCGAGGTCAAGACCGCCTGCCAGGCAGCCTGCCCCACC
This region includes:
- the radA gene encoding DNA repair protein RadA, with product MARGAGFVCEECGARSPMQMGRCPTCGTWGSMVPVEAPPERPGGPKQRGGAHRQLATVRLEEVTDAALARFGSGDPEVDRVLGGGWVVGSAVLLAGEPGIGKSTLLLQLAQHAASAARSVLYVAGEESPAQVRLRADRLGLGAGLSLTRESDAHVIADHLRAAAPDLAIVDSIQTLVTEEGGVPGTLTSLRDATALLVEAAKSAGVTLVLIGHVTKQGSIAGPKVIEHVVDATFALESAAGLRVMRAIKNRFGPAGEVGVFEMTAGGMRAVANPSEAFLAERPLGAPGSVVVAALEGQRPLLLEVQALASKSPYSAPRRVVQGLDARRVDVVLAVLERRLELPLEALDVFVNVAGGLRVTDPGADLAVAVAVYSAVTNRAAPESTAFVGEVGLAGELRSVSQMARRLDEARRAGHPRLIGPRSRELAAGVGTLRDALLLLWDAP
- a CDS encoding cytochrome c3 family protein — encoded protein: MPQFFPPNSNAFVTWAVWGGGVFAVLMLIALPFYARVTNNNVGVPVAQPIDYPHNLHVVQVGLDCRFCHTTVETSNTASVPPTETCMGCHSQLRVNTPQLQNVVDSWNSGTPIQWNRVHELPDFVYFNHSVHVNNGVGCSSCHGRVDEMAQIWKNEPMTMGWCLECHRNPEKALRPVSEVFNMAYEPLPEPTAQLALGATLVEQYHIDTDKLIQCSTCHR
- a CDS encoding TAT-variant-translocated molybdopterin oxidoreductase, encoding MSDAQMDFSRIRAKLATQEGPAYWRSLDQLADTEEFQLFLQREFPRHAAPAQEGLDRRDFLKLLGASMALAGLSACARPPLAHEKIVPYVKQPDQITPGKPLFFATAVTYGGYAEGVLAESHQGRPTKLEGNPDHPASLGATAAVTQAQVLSLYDPDRSQEFNERGAAKTWEEAAAALTAALEGTQDGSGFALLTENVTSPTLAAQIDQLLAKYPSARWYQYDALHQDNVVAGARLAFGTDATPVVDFAKADVVVGLDADFMNSGPARLAYARAFANARRVHRAADGMNRLYQFETTPTTSASLADHRVPLKPSDVAQLAAALATELGVSAPAATRPAAVSAELFDALVADLKRYAGKCVVVVGETQPPVVHALAHAMNEALGNVGKTVTYLRSAAARPAVHLDELAELVAAMNAGDVKALVIFDANPVYTAPASLDFAGALAKVPFTARLGLYPDETSAAVQWVIPQAHFLETWSDARAFDGTVTIQQPLILPFYSGKSAHEVVAALLGDAKATGYDAVRNHWKANVTGSFDDFWRESVYRGTVAGSRSPEVTVTALPVTAALPAAAPLELQLVLDASLLDGRFANNGWLQELPKSFSNLTWDNAALVAPATAEELKLKSGDMVKLTAGGRELEAPVWIQPGQARGAITLALGYGRTKAGKVGSGVGVDAYRLLDHQAVGAAATTLAKTGRQHQLVSTQMHHSLEGTGERRHIVRAGTLEEFRAEPDHPHFVHPVAHHEADLYPDHEYNGYKWGMVIDQTVCTGCNACVVACQSENNIPIVGKSQVAVGREMHWIRVDNYYGGSIDEPEFYHQPMPCQQCEKAPCEPVCPVGATVHDSEGLNVMVYNRCVGTRYCSNNCPYKVRRFNWLQYSELATDASELSLANNPDVSVRSRGVMEKCTYCTQRIATARIDAANEDRRIRDGEVKTACQAACPTEAIVFGDLNDPTSEIAKVKSSPLNHGLLEELQTFPRTTYLAKVKNPNPALGSTEGRS